The Thiogranum longum genome includes a region encoding these proteins:
- a CDS encoding protein-L-isoaspartate(D-aspartate) O-methyltransferase, whose protein sequence is MKTSSQGIGMTSQRTRDRLVARLREEGIHNNRVLETMASTPRHLFLDEALATRAYEDTSLPIGHGQTISQPYIVARMTELLLEVEPKVVLEVGTGSGYQAAILAGLVDKVYSTERIEPLATQARQRFRQLGLRNIRVQHSDGSWGWPQFGPFDAIMVTAGAADIPEALLEQLKTGGRLVMPLGGRDQQTLITVTRTPTVYEREDFEPVVFVPLLGGEG, encoded by the coding sequence TTGAAAACATCCAGTCAGGGTATCGGCATGACCTCCCAGCGCACCCGCGACCGGCTGGTTGCGCGGTTACGCGAGGAGGGTATACACAACAACCGGGTGCTGGAGACGATGGCCTCGACACCACGCCACCTGTTCCTGGACGAGGCACTGGCAACGCGCGCCTACGAGGACACTTCGCTGCCGATCGGACATGGCCAGACTATCTCCCAGCCTTACATTGTGGCGCGCATGACGGAGTTACTGCTCGAAGTGGAGCCGAAGGTCGTACTGGAAGTCGGTACCGGTTCCGGTTACCAGGCCGCGATTCTGGCGGGCCTGGTCGACAAGGTATACAGTACCGAACGCATCGAACCCCTGGCGACGCAGGCGCGGCAGCGTTTTCGGCAACTGGGTTTGCGAAATATCCGCGTCCAGCACAGTGACGGCAGTTGGGGCTGGCCGCAGTTCGGGCCGTTCGACGCGATTATGGTGACTGCCGGCGCTGCGGATATTCCCGAGGCCTTGCTGGAACAACTCAAGACAGGCGGCCGCCTGGTTATGCCACTGGGTGGACGGGACCAGCAGACACTGATTACAGTGACCCGTACCCCGACGGTTTATGAACGTGAAGACTTTGAACCGGTCGTCTTTGTCCCCCTGCTGGGGGGCGAGGGTTAG
- a CDS encoding Smr/MutS family protein — protein MDKPDSEDVKLFRDSVGAVKPVNHDRVVPHRRPVSPRPVFRERDETEVLRDMLSDLFDPADMETGDELLYIRPGLQQRTIRQLRRGKLSVDAELDLHGMTVPVARSAVAGFLRECQRRHVQCARIIHGKGLGSRHRAPVLKLKIGGWLRQRDEVLAYCSARHCDGGTGALYVLLKRK, from the coding sequence ATGGATAAGCCGGATTCTGAAGATGTCAAACTGTTTCGGGACAGTGTCGGTGCGGTAAAACCGGTCAACCACGACCGGGTCGTTCCGCACCGTCGCCCGGTATCGCCCCGCCCGGTGTTTCGGGAACGTGATGAGACCGAGGTTTTACGCGACATGTTGTCCGATCTGTTCGATCCGGCCGATATGGAAACCGGTGATGAACTGCTCTATATCCGCCCCGGTCTGCAGCAGCGGACTATCCGCCAACTGCGCCGCGGCAAGTTGTCGGTCGATGCCGAGCTGGATTTACACGGCATGACGGTCCCGGTCGCCCGCAGTGCAGTCGCGGGGTTCCTGCGTGAGTGCCAGCGCCGTCACGTCCAGTGCGCACGTATTATTCACGGCAAGGGGCTAGGGTCACGACACCGGGCACCGGTGCTGAAGCTCAAGATCGGCGGCTGGCTGCGGCAGCGCGATGAAGTACTGGCCTACTGTTCCGCGCGACACTGCGACGGCGGAACAGGGGCGCTTTACGTGCTGCTTAAACGCAAGTAG
- the ispF gene encoding 2-C-methyl-D-erythritol 2,4-cyclodiphosphate synthase: protein MKIGQGIDVHAFEAGGRLVLGGVEIPHSHGLKAHSDGDVLLHALCDALLGAAGLGDIGRHFPDSDAAFLDIDSRELLRRVVTQLDERGLGVSNADLTLVAQAPKLAPYVDTMRDNIADDLHVDATRINVKATTTEHLGFTGRKEGIAVFAVVLLDE from the coding sequence ATGAAAATCGGTCAGGGCATTGATGTCCATGCCTTTGAGGCAGGCGGTCGCCTGGTGCTGGGTGGTGTTGAAATTCCGCACTCACACGGCTTGAAAGCGCACTCGGACGGTGATGTGCTGCTGCATGCGTTGTGTGATGCGTTGCTGGGCGCCGCCGGTCTGGGCGACATCGGTCGTCACTTCCCGGACAGTGATGCAGCATTCCTGGATATCGACAGTCGCGAACTGTTACGTCGTGTTGTCACACAGCTGGATGAGCGTGGCCTGGGTGTCAGCAATGCGGATCTCACGCTGGTTGCGCAGGCACCGAAACTTGCGCCTTATGTCGATACCATGCGTGACAACATCGCCGATGACCTGCATGTTGATGCCACTCGTATCAATGTCAAAGCCACAACCACGGAACACCTTGGCTTTACCGGCCGCAAGGAAGGCATAGCGGTATTCGCCGTGGTTTTGCTGGATGAATGA
- the ispD gene encoding 2-C-methyl-D-erythritol 4-phosphate cytidylyltransferase, which yields MNESVAYWAVVPAAGSGRRMGARTPKQLLGLGPQTVLEHSLDALCAIPSLAGLVLVSQDDPDVDAIALRYSNHGLLRAAGGEERCHSVLNGLKALDGNKASGDDWVLVHDAARPCVRTSDLHKLIETLSGHPVGGLLGVPVQDTIKRTDADHVIQSTVARDNLWHAQTPQMFRLARLREVLEAALRDGFEVTDEASAMEHAGEHPLMVEGHADNLKITRPEDLPLAEMYLRQQGRL from the coding sequence ATGAATGAATCAGTTGCCTACTGGGCCGTAGTCCCGGCGGCTGGCAGTGGTCGTCGCATGGGCGCCAGAACGCCCAAGCAGTTACTCGGCCTGGGGCCGCAGACGGTACTTGAACACAGCCTTGATGCGCTGTGCGCCATCCCTTCGCTTGCCGGTCTGGTGCTTGTCAGCCAGGATGACCCTGATGTGGATGCCATTGCATTGCGTTACAGCAATCACGGACTGTTGCGTGCAGCCGGCGGTGAGGAGCGCTGCCATTCTGTGCTGAACGGTCTAAAGGCACTGGATGGCAACAAGGCGTCAGGGGATGACTGGGTACTGGTTCACGATGCCGCCCGTCCCTGCGTACGCACATCCGATCTGCACAAGTTGATCGAAACGCTGTCCGGACACCCGGTCGGTGGTCTGCTTGGCGTACCGGTGCAGGATACGATAAAACGCACTGATGCAGATCATGTGATTCAGTCCACTGTGGCCAGGGACAATCTCTGGCATGCGCAAACGCCACAAATGTTCCGCCTTGCGCGTCTTCGGGAGGTACTGGAAGCTGCCTTGCGCGATGGCTTTGAAGTGACTGATGAAGCTTCAGCGATGGAGCACGCCGGTGAACACCCGTTGATGGTGGAAGGGCACGCCGATAATCTTAAAATCACCCGTCCGGAAGATCTGCCCCTGGCGGAAATGTACTTGCGACAACAGGGGCGCTTATGA
- the truD gene encoding tRNA pseudouridine(13) synthase TruD — protein MNESIPLILPRACGGAVGSGTIRTLPEDFQVTEIPLVTPDGDGEHCWLRILKRNTNTAWVAKQLADFAGVSQKNVSYAGMKDRYAVTEQWFSVQLPGRADPDWQAIDNEDFQVLEARRHSRKLKTGALRGNRFRIRVRDVDADAGAIETRLAQLRQGIPNSFGAQRFGHEGDNLVQAARLLARPKARVSRNKRSIWLSSVRSALFNQVLAARIEAGNWNRPMQGDAFQLEGKSAVFTPDDTDTDIEARCCAGEIHPTGPLCGSGDVMVSGEAAMLEHKVLSPYRDWIVGLDAFRMKHARRALRVMPGELSGVQDAEQQWLLSFSLPAGSYATSLLYEVFEVKAYNAREGAVGHEVKTADESV, from the coding sequence ATGAATGAGTCGATACCGCTGATACTGCCGCGGGCTTGTGGCGGCGCGGTGGGGTCGGGCACCATCCGTACGCTGCCTGAAGATTTCCAGGTGACAGAAATACCACTGGTCACGCCGGATGGCGACGGCGAGCATTGCTGGCTTCGCATTCTCAAACGCAATACCAATACTGCATGGGTGGCCAAACAGCTGGCGGACTTTGCCGGTGTGTCACAAAAAAATGTCAGTTACGCCGGGATGAAAGACCGCTACGCCGTTACCGAGCAATGGTTTTCAGTACAGCTCCCGGGCCGCGCAGACCCGGACTGGCAAGCCATCGACAATGAAGACTTTCAGGTACTGGAGGCCAGGCGTCACAGCCGTAAACTGAAGACCGGTGCGTTGCGTGGCAATCGTTTCCGGATTCGTGTTCGCGATGTCGATGCTGATGCCGGGGCGATCGAAACACGTCTTGCCCAATTGAGGCAGGGAATACCCAACAGTTTTGGCGCGCAACGTTTCGGCCATGAGGGTGACAACCTTGTCCAGGCAGCGCGTTTGCTTGCCAGGCCAAAGGCGCGTGTTTCCCGCAATAAACGCAGCATCTGGTTGTCTTCGGTTCGCTCGGCACTGTTCAACCAGGTACTCGCCGCGCGAATAGAAGCAGGCAACTGGAACCGGCCAATGCAGGGAGATGCGTTTCAGCTGGAAGGGAAGTCCGCCGTGTTCACACCGGATGATACAGATACCGATATCGAAGCACGCTGTTGTGCCGGTGAGATTCATCCTACCGGACCCTTGTGCGGGAGCGGTGATGTGATGGTAAGCGGTGAGGCTGCCATGCTTGAACACAAGGTGCTGTCGCCGTACCGTGACTGGATCGTCGGCCTTGATGCGTTTCGCATGAAACACGCACGCCGCGCACTGCGTGTGATGCCGGGCGAGCTGTCCGGTGTACAGGATGCAGAACAGCAATGGCTATTATCCTTCAGCCTGCCCGCAGGCAGCTATGCCACAAGCCTGCTATACGAAGTCTTCGAGGTGAAGGCGTACAACGCCCGAGAGGGTGCTGTGGGCCACGAGGTAAAGACGGCGGATGAATCTGTGTGA
- the eno gene encoding phosphopyruvate hydratase, whose translation MAKIIDVRGREILDSRGNPTVEADVLLDDGSMGRAAVPSGASTGTREAVELRDGDAARYSGKGVLKAVANVNGELRDAVTGMDTADQAALDQKMIELDGSENKGRLGANALLAVSLAAAQAEARANNLPLYRHLNGDGPYQLPVPMMNIINGGAHADNSVDLQEFMILPVGAGSIREAVRYGAEVFHALKAVLGGRGLSTTVGDEGGFAPNLSSNEAAIEVILEAIEKAGFRAGEDIFLGIDAASSEFYRDGRYQLDSEGKSFDAEGFTDFLANWVDQYPILSVEDGMDESDWDGWKLHTEKLGDKVQLVGDDLFVTNTAILQRGIDEHIGNSILIKPNQIGTLTETLAAIDMATKAGYTAVVSHRSGETEDVVIADIAVGSSATQIKTGSLSRSDRVAKYNRLMRIEEQLGSDASYAGRGGFHPFDA comes from the coding sequence ATGGCAAAGATTATCGATGTCCGCGGCAGGGAGATCCTGGACTCGCGCGGCAATCCCACCGTGGAAGCGGATGTGTTGCTGGACGACGGCTCGATGGGGCGTGCGGCAGTGCCGTCAGGCGCATCGACAGGTACGCGCGAAGCCGTTGAGTTGCGCGACGGAGATGCCGCACGTTATTCAGGCAAGGGTGTACTGAAGGCCGTTGCCAATGTGAATGGTGAACTGCGTGATGCTGTCACCGGGATGGATACTGCCGATCAGGCCGCGCTGGATCAGAAAATGATCGAGCTGGATGGCTCAGAAAACAAGGGCCGGCTGGGCGCCAATGCACTGCTGGCGGTGTCGTTGGCGGCGGCACAGGCCGAAGCGCGCGCGAATAACCTGCCGCTGTACCGCCACCTGAACGGTGACGGGCCTTACCAGTTGCCGGTACCGATGATGAATATCATCAATGGTGGTGCGCACGCGGACAACAGCGTGGACTTGCAGGAATTCATGATTCTGCCAGTGGGTGCCGGCAGTATTCGCGAAGCCGTGCGCTACGGGGCCGAGGTGTTTCACGCACTTAAAGCGGTACTCGGTGGTCGTGGCCTGAGTACAACTGTTGGTGACGAGGGTGGCTTTGCACCCAACCTGTCATCCAACGAAGCCGCTATCGAAGTCATTCTCGAGGCTATCGAGAAAGCCGGGTTCAGGGCCGGTGAGGATATTTTCCTGGGTATCGATGCCGCCAGTTCCGAGTTTTATCGTGACGGTCGTTACCAGCTGGACTCGGAAGGCAAATCGTTCGATGCCGAAGGTTTTACCGACTTCCTGGCCAACTGGGTCGACCAGTACCCCATACTGTCTGTTGAGGACGGGATGGACGAGAGTGACTGGGATGGCTGGAAACTGCATACCGAAAAACTCGGCGACAAGGTGCAACTGGTGGGTGACGACTTGTTTGTCACCAATACGGCTATCCTGCAGCGTGGTATAGACGAGCACATCGGAAATTCCATTCTGATCAAGCCCAACCAGATTGGCACACTGACAGAAACCCTTGCAGCCATTGATATGGCCACCAAAGCCGGTTACACCGCTGTGGTTTCACATCGTTCAGGTGAGACCGAGGATGTGGTGATCGCCGACATCGCCGTCGGCAGTAGCGCGACCCAGATCAAGACCGGATCGCTGTCGCGTTCGGATCGCGTTGCAAAGTACAACCGTCTGATGCGTATCGAGGAACAGCTGGGCTCCGACGCCAGTTACGCCGGTCGCGGTGGTTTCCACCCGTTTGACGCCTGA
- a CDS encoding CTP synthase — protein sequence MTRFIFITGGVVSSLGKGIAAASLGALLEARGLKVTMMKLDPYINVDPGTMSPFQHGEVFVTNDGAETDLDLGHYERFIRTTMGKRNNFTTGQIYETVIRKERRGEYLGGTVQVIPHITDEIKRCIRAGADGADIAMVEIGGTVGDIESLPFLEAIRQMGVELGHQKALFMHLTLVPYIAASGEIKTKPTQHSVKELRSIGIQPDILLCRSDRPLPVDERRKIALFTNVPDRAVISAVDVDSIYKIPLLLNQQHLDDTVVDLMGLDLPEADLTDWKDVVERLEHPEHEVTVAMVGKYVNLTESYKSLSEALIHAGIKTRTKVKIRYVDSEVIEQKGLEVLSKVDAVLVPGGFGERGVEGKIMAVRYAREHGIPYLGICLGMQVAVIEFARNVAGLAEAQSTEFRKDTRHPVIGLITEWQDEEGNIERRDEDSDLGGTMRLGGQTCKLIPGTLAHKVYGKDEIVERHRHRYEFNNHYRETLEKAGLTIGGTSADGSLVEMVEIADHPWFLACQFHPEFTSTPRDGHPLFSSFIEAANAHHSNVAKPADQPGLVRADA from the coding sequence ATGACCCGATTTATATTCATAACTGGCGGTGTGGTTTCCTCATTGGGGAAAGGCATCGCTGCCGCTTCCCTTGGCGCATTGCTCGAAGCCCGGGGCCTCAAAGTCACCATGATGAAGCTGGATCCCTATATCAATGTGGATCCGGGTACCATGAGCCCGTTCCAGCACGGTGAGGTGTTCGTAACCAACGACGGGGCGGAGACTGACCTCGACCTGGGCCACTACGAGCGCTTTATCCGCACCACCATGGGCAAGCGCAATAACTTCACCACCGGCCAGATCTACGAAACGGTTATCCGCAAGGAACGCCGCGGTGAGTATCTTGGCGGTACGGTGCAGGTCATCCCGCACATTACCGACGAGATCAAGCGCTGTATTCGCGCCGGCGCCGATGGTGCTGATATCGCCATGGTGGAAATCGGCGGTACGGTCGGTGATATCGAATCCCTGCCGTTCCTGGAAGCCATTCGCCAGATGGGTGTCGAGCTGGGCCACCAGAAGGCGCTGTTCATGCACCTGACGCTGGTGCCGTATATCGCTGCGTCGGGCGAGATCAAGACCAAGCCGACCCAGCACTCGGTAAAGGAATTACGCTCCATCGGTATCCAGCCGGATATTCTGCTGTGCCGGTCGGATCGTCCGCTACCCGTCGACGAACGCCGCAAGATTGCGCTGTTTACCAATGTGCCGGACCGCGCGGTTATTTCCGCCGTCGATGTGGACAGCATTTACAAAATCCCCTTGTTGCTCAACCAGCAGCACCTCGATGACACCGTGGTCGACCTGATGGGGCTTGATCTGCCGGAAGCCGATCTGACCGACTGGAAGGACGTCGTCGAACGACTGGAGCACCCCGAGCACGAAGTGACGGTTGCGATGGTCGGCAAGTACGTCAACCTGACAGAATCCTACAAATCCCTGTCCGAAGCGCTGATCCACGCCGGTATAAAAACCCGTACCAAGGTAAAGATCCGCTATGTGGATTCCGAGGTGATCGAGCAGAAGGGTCTGGAAGTGCTCAGCAAGGTCGATGCTGTGCTGGTGCCGGGCGGTTTTGGTGAGCGCGGTGTGGAAGGCAAGATTATGGCGGTGCGTTACGCCCGCGAACACGGCATACCTTACCTGGGTATCTGCCTGGGCATGCAGGTGGCAGTAATAGAATTTGCACGTAACGTGGCCGGTCTGGCAGAAGCGCAGAGCACCGAGTTTCGCAAGGATACCAGGCACCCGGTCATCGGCCTGATTACCGAATGGCAGGACGAAGAAGGTAACATCGAGCGCCGTGACGAAGACAGTGATCTTGGCGGCACCATGCGTCTCGGAGGGCAGACCTGCAAGCTGATACCGGGAACCCTGGCACACAAGGTATACGGCAAGGACGAGATAGTAGAACGCCATCGCCACCGTTACGAGTTCAATAATCACTACCGGGAAACACTGGAGAAAGCCGGTCTGACCATTGGCGGGACTTCTGCTGATGGTAGTCTGGTGGAAATGGTCGAAATCGCTGACCATCCCTGGTTCCTGGCCTGCCAGTTTCACCCCGAGTTTACTTCTACACCGCGCGATGGCCACCCGCTGTTCAGCAGCTTCATTGAAGCGGCAAACGCGCATCACAGTAACGTGGCAAAACCCGCTGACCAGCCCGGTCTGGTGCGGGCGGATGCCTGA
- a CDS encoding YggS family pyridoxal phosphate-dependent enzyme, translated as MNLCDAIAVVRQRIAETAERAGRSADEVRLIAVSKQQPPEAIEALIACGQKDFGENQVQEALAKIERLNNPPVEWHFIGHLQSNKTRHIGGNFNWVHTIDSAKLARRISQSACEAGQCVNLLLQVNVSGDPAKHGLAEDELAPLIETVLEAGLQGIRLRGLMTIGYREIPESETRRSFARLRELLESCRMLYGEAFSELSMGMSGDYLLAIEEGATMVRVGSALFGARNAWHT; from the coding sequence ATGAATCTGTGTGACGCGATAGCCGTGGTCAGGCAGCGTATTGCCGAGACCGCAGAGCGGGCAGGCCGCAGCGCCGATGAAGTGCGGCTCATCGCCGTATCAAAACAGCAACCGCCTGAGGCCATTGAAGCACTGATCGCCTGTGGCCAGAAAGACTTCGGCGAAAACCAGGTGCAGGAAGCACTCGCCAAGATCGAGCGGCTCAACAATCCACCGGTCGAATGGCATTTTATCGGGCACCTTCAATCCAACAAAACCCGGCACATCGGTGGCAATTTTAATTGGGTGCATACAATTGACAGTGCAAAGCTCGCACGGCGTATTTCACAGTCCGCCTGTGAGGCCGGACAGTGCGTCAACCTGCTCTTGCAGGTCAATGTCAGCGGTGACCCGGCAAAGCACGGTCTTGCAGAAGACGAACTGGCTCCGTTGATCGAGACTGTGCTTGAAGCGGGGTTGCAGGGAATACGCCTGCGCGGACTGATGACCATCGGTTACCGAGAAATTCCGGAATCCGAAACGCGCCGAAGTTTCGCTCGCCTGCGCGAATTACTTGAATCCTGTCGTATGCTCTACGGTGAAGCATTTTCCGAATTATCCATGGGTATGAGTGGCGACTATCTTCTGGCTATTGAAGAAGGCGCAACCATGGTCAGAGTAGGAAGTGCCCTGTTCGGTGCACGAAACGCCTGGCATACCTGA
- the ftsB gene encoding cell division protein FtsB has translation MRWLIWLLVILLVLLQYRLWVGDGSLAEVWGLYQQVEAQKAENRELHERNQALEAEVQDLKQGLDAIEERAREELGMTRDDETFYQIIEEPEVGDE, from the coding sequence ATGCGTTGGCTGATCTGGCTGCTGGTAATTTTGCTGGTGCTGTTGCAGTACCGCCTTTGGGTGGGGGATGGCAGCCTGGCAGAAGTCTGGGGGCTGTATCAGCAGGTTGAGGCGCAAAAGGCCGAGAACCGCGAGCTGCACGAACGTAACCAGGCACTGGAGGCCGAGGTTCAGGACCTCAAGCAGGGCCTGGACGCTATTGAGGAACGTGCGCGAGAAGAACTGGGCATGACCCGCGACGATGAGACTTTCTACCAGATCATCGAGGAGCCGGAAGTGGGCGATGAATGA
- the kdsA gene encoding 3-deoxy-8-phosphooctulonate synthase, translating into MNLCGFEVGLNAPFFLIAGPCVIESEELALSTSAELKKITAELGIPFIYKSSYDKANRSSADSFRGPGIEEGLRILQKVKDEIGVPVLTDVHEDTPLDEVASVVDVLQTPAFLCRQTNFIQNVARTGKPVNIKKGQFLAPWDMKNVVDKARAVGNEQIMVCERGVSFGYNNLVSDMRSLAVMRNTGAPVVFDATHSVQLPGGQGNVSGGQREFVPVLARAAMAAGVSGVFMETHPDPSKALSDGPNAWPLGQMKDLLETLKILDDTVKSRPFAETELL; encoded by the coding sequence ATGAATTTATGTGGATTTGAAGTGGGGCTGAACGCCCCCTTTTTTCTTATCGCAGGCCCCTGCGTGATCGAAAGCGAGGAGCTGGCCCTGTCCACTTCCGCCGAGCTGAAGAAGATCACCGCCGAACTGGGCATACCCTTTATTTACAAGTCTTCCTATGACAAGGCCAACCGTTCTTCAGCTGACAGTTTCCGCGGCCCCGGCATCGAGGAAGGGTTGCGTATCCTGCAGAAGGTCAAGGATGAAATCGGCGTGCCGGTGTTGACCGATGTACACGAAGATACGCCGCTGGATGAAGTCGCCAGTGTGGTGGATGTACTGCAGACACCGGCGTTCCTGTGTCGCCAGACCAACTTCATCCAGAATGTGGCGCGCACCGGCAAACCGGTCAATATCAAGAAGGGTCAGTTCCTCGCGCCCTGGGACATGAAAAACGTGGTCGACAAGGCACGCGCCGTCGGCAATGAGCAAATCATGGTGTGTGAGCGTGGCGTGTCCTTTGGATACAACAACCTGGTATCGGATATGCGTTCACTGGCCGTGATGCGCAATACCGGTGCACCGGTAGTGTTCGACGCTACACACTCTGTGCAGTTACCAGGCGGACAGGGCAATGTATCCGGCGGGCAGCGCGAGTTTGTGCCGGTACTGGCGCGTGCCGCCATGGCGGCCGGTGTATCGGGTGTATTCATGGAAACACACCCGGATCCCTCAAAGGCGCTGAGTGACGGACCGAATGCCTGGCCACTGGGGCAAATGAAGGATTTGCTTGAAACATTGAAGATACTCGATGACACGGTAAAATCGCGGCCGTTTGCCGAGACGGAGTTACTGTAG
- a CDS encoding DUF4202 domain-containing protein, whose product MPQSTAFEKAATLIDAANREDPNQETVDGKPCPKELLYSQRMSDMLQRYAPDADEAMQLAVRAQHIERWKSPRDAYPAGRKGYLHWRKDLYKFHAETAAGLLAQAGCSEETIDRVRQAVSKRGLKSNPDTQLLEDVIGLVFIEHYMEDFAARHPDYDEAKWLDIIRKTWKKMSPRANEFALSGNIRLPEPLIPLIQKAVSSR is encoded by the coding sequence ATGCCGCAGAGCACTGCATTCGAAAAAGCCGCCACACTCATCGATGCGGCCAATCGCGAAGATCCCAACCAGGAAACGGTGGATGGCAAACCCTGCCCGAAGGAACTCCTCTACTCGCAGCGCATGTCCGACATGCTGCAGCGCTACGCGCCCGATGCCGATGAGGCGATGCAACTTGCCGTCCGCGCCCAGCACATCGAGCGCTGGAAGTCGCCTCGCGACGCCTACCCGGCCGGCCGCAAGGGATACCTGCACTGGCGCAAGGATCTGTATAAATTTCACGCCGAAACCGCTGCGGGATTACTGGCGCAGGCCGGCTGCAGTGAAGAAACGATCGATCGGGTCAGGCAGGCCGTGAGCAAACGTGGCCTCAAGTCCAATCCGGACACCCAGCTGCTTGAAGATGTTATCGGGCTGGTGTTCATCGAGCACTATATGGAAGATTTCGCCGCCCGGCACCCGGACTACGACGAGGCCAAATGGCTGGATATCATTCGCAAGACCTGGAAGAAAATGTCACCGCGGGCCAACGAATTTGCGTTATCGGGCAACATCCGGCTGCCGGAGCCGTTGATCCCGCTTATCCAGAAAGCCGTGTCCTCCCGTTAG
- the surE gene encoding 5'/3'-nucleotidase SurE: MRILISNDDGYRAPGIRYLADALQTVAEVTVVAPERDRSGASNSLTLDSPLRARKGENGYTYVEGTPTDCVHLAITGLLEHEPDMVVSGINAGANLGDDVIYSGTVAAAMEGRFLGLPAIAVSCVSFQPKHFETAAQVVLALLRRLECEPVPPETILNVNVPDIPFDQLKGWQSTRLGNRHRSEPVIRETDPRGRPIYWVGPPGSEQDAGPGTDFHAVRNGYVSVTPIHVDLTQHAVLEQVGRCLGDTLEPS; the protein is encoded by the coding sequence ATGCGAATTCTGATTTCCAATGATGATGGTTACCGCGCGCCGGGCATCCGTTACCTGGCCGATGCCCTGCAGACAGTGGCCGAAGTGACCGTCGTGGCCCCTGAGCGCGACCGCAGCGGGGCCAGTAACTCTCTGACCCTGGACAGCCCGTTACGCGCCCGGAAGGGTGAGAATGGCTATACCTATGTGGAGGGTACGCCCACGGACTGTGTCCATCTCGCCATTACCGGGTTGCTCGAGCATGAGCCGGATATGGTGGTATCGGGGATCAATGCCGGCGCCAACCTGGGTGATGACGTGATCTATTCGGGTACTGTGGCGGCTGCCATGGAGGGCCGCTTCCTCGGTCTGCCCGCAATTGCCGTGTCCTGTGTCTCCTTCCAGCCGAAGCATTTCGAGACGGCGGCACAGGTGGTACTGGCGTTGCTCAGGCGGCTTGAGTGTGAGCCTGTGCCACCGGAGACCATTCTCAATGTCAATGTCCCGGATATCCCGTTTGACCAGCTCAAGGGCTGGCAGAGCACGCGTCTCGGTAACCGGCATCGCTCCGAACCGGTCATTCGTGAAACAGATCCGCGCGGACGGCCAATCTACTGGGTCGGGCCGCCCGGCAGTGAGCAGGACGCCGGGCCGGGTACAGATTTTCACGCGGTGCGTAATGGCTATGTATCTGTCACGCCAATCCACGTCGACCTGACGCAGCATGCCGTACTCGAACAGGTGGGTCGCTGTCTTGGCGACACACTGGAGCCATCTTGA